A section of the Qingrenia yutianensis genome encodes:
- a CDS encoding YbaB/EbfC family nucleoid-associated protein produces the protein MARGRMPMGMGMGNMNNMIKQAQKMQQDMVKMQEELEQSEFEAAAGGGAVTVKMSGKKELTEIKISPDAVDPDDVETLEDMILVAVNDVIKKIDKQNQEKMSKMTGGMNIPGLF, from the coding sequence ATGGCAAGAGGAAGAATGCCTATGGGTATGGGAATGGGCAATATGAATAATATGATTAAGCAGGCGCAGAAAATGCAGCAGGATATGGTCAAAATGCAGGAGGAGCTTGAGCAGTCCGAGTTTGAGGCGGCGGCAGGCGGCGGTGCGGTAACGGTGAAAATGTCGGGCAAAAAAGAACTTACCGAAATTAAAATCAGCCCCGACGCGGTTGACCCCGACGACGTTGAAACACTTGAAGATATGATTTTGGTCGCGGTGAACGACGTTATCAAAAAAATCGACAAGCAAAATCAGGAAAAAATGAGCAAAATGACGGGCGGTATGAATATCCCCGGTTTGTTTTAG